A stretch of the Marasmius oreades isolate 03SP1 chromosome 8, whole genome shotgun sequence genome encodes the following:
- a CDS encoding uncharacterized protein (antiSMASH:Cluster_8.2) — MEHELLRPLVHGVSEESLSSLIIKLGKTSAYGPGLPKSAEELNDLPEEKELKPGSDEEARMGVCKMRVPSSELLEKMKPIAISEIWNEHWITLALAEVKILKETQSGSFGREAQLAYTNHIILRKQCQRGCQGFGSTQNTASPGNNRYVVAV, encoded by the exons ATGGAACACGAATTGTTACGTCCTCTAGTGCACGGTGTTTCAGAGGAAAGCTTGTCATCGTTGATCATCAAGCTCGGAAAAACttctgcctacggacctggATTGCCAAAGTCGGCGGAAGAGCTTAATGACCTACCCGAGgagaaagaattgaaaccTGGCAGTGATGAAGAGGCGAGGATGGGTGTTTGTAAAATGCGAGTTCCAAGTTCTGAG CTGCTGGAGAAAATGAAACCGATCGCGATCAGTGAAATCTGGAACGAACATTGGATCACACTTGCACTGGCGGAAGTTAAGATCTTGAAGGAGACTCAGTCAGGAAGTTTTGGACGCGAGGCCCAATTGGCCTATACAAATCACATAATACTCAGAAAGCAATGTCAACGAGGTTGTCAAGGATTTGGTTCCACCCAAAATACTGCATCTCCTGGCAACAATCGTTATGTCGTCGCGGTATGA
- a CDS encoding uncharacterized protein (antiSMASH:Cluster_8.2) produces MGLPDVTTDVTDTVRTNYVGFVSFTILVWDHIITFADEVEYVWRGRKGPSESIALLNLNHV; encoded by the exons ATGGGCTTACCCGACGTGACAACCGATGTAACTGACAC CGTCCGTACAAAT TATGTCGGGTTCGTAAGCTTTACGATCTTGGTCTGGGACCATATCATTACATTTGCGGATGAG GTCGAATACGTTTGGCGCGGTCGGAAAGGGCCCAGTGAGAGCATTGCGCTGCTTAACCTGAACCATGTCTAA
- a CDS encoding uncharacterized protein (antiSMASH:Cluster_8.2; BUSCO:EOG09264V30) → MTVSTPANPESIRSASPSPAPSGIQGDLELELMGLANALYNLGTTVIFDSTKDAAAQGRTVKQLGPRVNDVIHHLANIEEIGMQTRTMIPMQILSDIDNCKNPMNVTKERLERAATENQFMNGKIAALSSYRTLLNAELCQHFPELREYLEPTSSSN, encoded by the exons ATGACCGTCTCGACGCCTGCGAATCCTGAATCCATCCGCTCCGCTTCACCGTCGCCCGCACCGAGTGGTATACAAGGAGACCTTGAACTCGAACTGATGGGTTTAGCGAACGCGTTATACAACCTGGGAACGACCGTCATATTCGACTCAACCAAGGACGCTGCTGCACAAGGAAGGACCGTTAAACAGTTGGGACCTCGAGT AAATGATGTTATCCATCACCTCGCTAACATTGAAGAAATCGGGATGCAAACGCGCACGATGATTCCAATGCAGATACTATCTGATATCGATAACTGCAAAAACCCTATGAACGTTACGAAAGAACGGTTGGAACGAGCGGCTACAGAGAACCAGTTTATGAATGGGAAGATAGCTGCTTTGAGT AGCTACCGCACTTTACTCAATGCAGAGCTTTGCCAGCACTTTCCTGAGCTAAGGGAATATCTAGAACCAACGTCTTCGTCTAACTAG
- a CDS encoding uncharacterized protein (antiSMASH:Cluster_8.2), whose amino-acid sequence MNHDSAVTILDFGVVIRATEILHEPTGTDGWMAPEMEEFKGTEKIGLKAADIWSIGKVLILMARSQCSFDEEQRKLALILARRMTSPDPDSRLSLAEALCFMPVV is encoded by the coding sequence ATGAATCATGATTCAGCGGTAACGATCTTGGACTTTGGAGTCGTAATTAGGGCTACAGAGATCCTTCATGAACCAACTGGCACAGATGGTTGGATGGCACCGGAGATGGAGGAGTTCAAGGGGACTGAGAAGATTGGCCTAAAGGCTGCAGACATATGGTCCATTGGGAAGGTCTTAATTTTGATGGCCCGTAGCCAGTGTTCCTTTGATGAAGAGCAGAGGAAGTTGGCCTTGATACTTGCGAGGAGGATGACGTCCCCAGATCCAGACAGTCGGCTATCTCTGGCCGAAGCACTCTGTTTCATGCCAGTAGTTTAG
- a CDS encoding uncharacterized protein (antiSMASH:Cluster_8.2): MSSVLPSRLAKLNQLRCSIFQTVYNPTGIRTGAKYLRARLRGPSMVKYYPPVLDFAKVMRQYPDLELVDEDEEQRLQDVEDKKKRGKGAPKKAKTKGEGRRQQRRK; the protein is encoded by the exons ATGTCTTCCGTTCTTCCCTCTCGCCTTGCAAAGCTCAATCAACTACGATGCTCCATTTTCCAAACTGTATACAATCCAACGGGCATTCGCACAGGTGCCAAATACCTCCGTGCACGACTACGCGGTCCATCCATGGTCAAATACTACCCTCCAGTCCTTGACTTTGCGAAAGTTATGCGACAATATCCTGACCTGGAGCTGGtagatgaagacgaagagcaACGGTTACAGGACGTTGAAGATAAGAAAAAGAGAGGGAAAGGTGCTCCCAAGAAGGCGAAAACAAAAG GCGAAGGACGAAGGCAACAGAGAAGAAAATAA
- a CDS encoding uncharacterized protein (antiSMASH:Cluster_8.2; BUSCO:EOG092629FB) produces the protein MLQTCRRCQFILISDISQQFALQYTSRRFRSGGQEQKDSQKVRHWHTSESRRAHPSPSSSKSTKVNNSSFLSTKPPRPDEVPSYLNPHDPQSIVQFFRVKAPPWAVSPHVQQRLIQFGIPEKEAQILLRAFRHFAEKREQITPEAFHRYAMVRFAKISPTDTPSEYYDMTMTSVFYAWATDTTRLPSSKYSTRETHLTSLGVSSSTLKSMTLFRQATSMPFPADRYPSARLMSRKIIMHVGPTNSGKTHNALRALAAAERGIYAGPLRLLAHEIWERLNTGKIVPLGIEESDETPHSAPSSSNLPVNRSSTLGNPKYARTCNMVTGEERRIVSEDAPLLSCTVEMMAVTAEHEVAVIDEIQMVADESRGFAWTEALLSVQAKEVHLCGEETAVPIVQELLKGTNDELVVNRYERLTPLTVEENSLDSDYSNVQKGDCIVAFSRTRIFRIKKKVEEKTGMKCAVVYGQLPPELRSRQADLFNDPDTGYDVIIGSDAIGMGLNLKIRRVVFDALEKFNGEIMRPLSISQTKQIAGRAGRFGLETEGGFVTTLQPQDLQILRETLSYPNPPLHSARFSTNSNSLEAVSRILPAHAKLDTNLIIEAHRYIGILGGGSDETAESTTISPGWIRYADTPIIGKDGTVASILDRLCDSATPAIQGETDETDEWASRGPSFADRLLLILAPIPWKVVECRLFYENLIKNFLVDYSVSVKELLEVPGEWFLDALNDVEKDMERVLVKKGKSKPVPHEVIKKLEAFHRALGLYNWLSLRQPVAFFDTEAVEELKFRVEKALQWGLSTNTLAGSKRRAHGTMTRDMEALRSEVKIKWTPQERSARRSSQKTVIRLE, from the exons ATGCTTCAAACTTGCAGACGATGTCAATTCATCTTGATTTCTGACATCTCTCAGCAATTCGCTCTGCAATATACTTCTCGACGTTTCAGGTCTGGAGGtcaggaacagaaggacagtCAAAAAGTTCGACATTGGCACACCTCAGAATCGCGGCGAGCTCACCCATCACCCTCGTCATCGAAATCGACAAAAGTCAAcaattcttcattcttatcGACAAAACCACCCAGGCCGGACGAGGTACCTTCCTACCTGAACCCACATGATCCACAAAGCATTGTACAATTCTTCCGAGTCAAAGCCCCACCTTGGGCAGTGTCTCCGCATGTTCAACAACGTCTCATTCAGTTCGGGATACCCGAGAAGGAGGCACAAATACTGCTACGAGCGTTCCGCCACTTTGCAGAGAAAAGGGAACAAATAACGCCAGAAGCTTTTCACCGCTATGCCATGGTACGCTTCGCCAAAATCTCACCCACGGATACCCCATCAGAGTACTACGACATGACCATGACCAGCGTTTTCTATGCCTGGGCTACAGATACCACCCGCTTACCATCTTCCAAATACTCAACTCGTGAAACTCACCTTACATCCCTCGGAGTTTCATCGAGCACGTTAAAATCCATGACCTTGTTCCGTCAAGCTACTTCCATGCCCTTCCCTGCCGACCGATATCCCTCAGCACGTCTGATGTCTCGCAAAATCATCATGCACGTTGGGCCGACCAATAGCGGCAAAACTCATAATGCCTTGCGCGCGTTAGCTGCAGCAGAGAGGGGTATTTATGCTGGACCGCTGCGTTTACTCGCTCACGAAATCTGGGAGCGGCTGAACACGGGAAAGATCGTACCTTTGGGCATTGAGGAGAGTGACGAGACACCACATTCTGccccatcatcatccaaccTTCCAGTCAACCGTTCCTCAACACTCGGAAATCCGAAATATGCACGTACTTGTAATATGGTAACGGGGGAAGAGCGAAGGATTGTCAGCGAAGACGCTCCACTTCTTAGCTGCACGGTGGAAATGATGGCCGTGACCGCAGAGCATGAAGTTGCTgtgatagatgagattcagATGGTCGCGGATGAGTCAAGAGGGTTTGCTTGGACAGAGGCTCTTCTCAGCGTTCAAGCGAAGGAGGTTCATTTATGTGGAGAAGAAACAGCGGTCCCCATCGTTCAAGAACTCCTCAAAGGAACCAACGACGAGCTGGTCGTCAATCGATATGAACGATTAACGCCTCTCACAGTCGAAGAGAACAGTCTTGACAGCGATTACTCGAACGTGCAAAAGGGAGATTGTATCGTTGCGTTCTCAAGGACAAGGATCTTCAGGATAAAAAAGAAGGTTGAGGAGAAAACGGGCATGAAATGTGCAGTTGTCTACGGCCAGCTTCCGCCTGAGCTCAGAAGCAGGCAAGCGGATCTATTCAATGATCCTGATACTGGATACGACGTTATTATCGGAAGCGACGCGATTGGGATGGGTCTAAACTT GAAAATACGGCGCGTCGTTTTCGACGCCCTGGAAAAGTTCAATGGCGAGATAATGCGACCCCTCAGCATTTCACAAACGAAGCAAATTGCAGGACGTGCTGGCCGATTTGGACTGGAAACCGAAGGTGGTTTCGTGACGACCCTTCAACCACAGGACTTGCAGATCCTCAGAGAGACCCTGTCGTACCCCAATCCACCCCTTCACTCAGCACGCTTCTCTACGAATTCCAATTCGCTCGAAGCGGTCAGCCGGATTTTGCCTGCACACGCGAAATTGGACACGAATCTGATTATAGAGGCGCACCGATATATTGGCATTTTAGGCGGTGGATCCGACGAAACTGCAGAGAGCACGACAATTTCTCCTGGTTGGATTCGCTATGCTGACACTCCCATAATTGGGAAGGACGGAACAGTCGCTAGTATTCTTGATCGACTCTGCGATTCCGCGACCCCTGCGATTCAGGGCGAGACGGACGAGACGGACGAATGGGCCAGTCGAGGGCCATCATTCGCGGATCGGTTGCTCCTGATACTAGCTCCTATTCCCTGGAAGGTCGTCGAGTGCCGCTTGTTTTACGAAAACTTGATCAAGAACTTCCTTGTCGATTATAGCGTATCCGTCAAGGAACTACTGGAAGTCCCCGGCGAATGGTTCCTTGACGCATTGAACGATGTGGAGAAAGACATGGAGCGGGTGTTGGTAAAAAAGGGAAAGTCCAAACCCGTTCCGCACGAAGTAATAAAGAAGCTAGAAGCATTCCATCGCGCCTTGGGACTGTATAATTGGTTGTCGCTGCGGCAACCAGTGGCTTTCTTCGACACCGAGGCAGTTGAGGAGTTGAAATTTAGGGTGGAGAAAGCGTTACAGTGGGGCCTGAGCACTAATACACTGGCGGGTTCGAAGAGGAGGGCGCACGGGACAATGACGAGAGATATGGAGGCGTTGAGAAGTGAAGTCAAGATTAAGTGGACACCTCAGGAGAGGTCTGCACGCAGGAGTTCACAAAAGACGGTGATTAGATTAGAATAG
- a CDS encoding uncharacterized protein (antiSMASH:Cluster_8.2; MEROPS:MER0001229) codes for MLSRVLRTAVRHPRALRSFATTHNIPAGPFTEISTLSNGLTVATESHPHAQTATVGVWIDAGSRAETDKTNGTAHFLEHMAFKGTNRRTQHALELEVENIGAHLNAYTSREQTVYYAKSFKKDVPIAVDIISDILQNSKLENSAIERERDVILREQQEVDKQLEEVVFDHLHAVAFQHQPLGRTILGPKANILSIQRDDLASYIKANYTADRMVLVGTGGIEHGELVKLAERHFSTLPVSANPLPLGSLSTAASRKPTFVGSEVRIRDDELHTANIAIAVEGVGWSSPDFFPMMVMQSIFGNWDRSLGASPLLSSRLSHIISSNNLANSFMSFSTSYSDSGLWGIYLVTENLSNLDDAIKMTLKEWQRMSIAPTEVEVERAKSQLKAGLLLSLDGTTAVAEDIGRQLVTTGSRMSPKQLENAVDAVSVEDIKRVASKYLWDKDFAMAAIGPIDGLLDYNRIRSDMSSMIY; via the exons ATGCTCAGCCGCGTCCTCAGAACCGCTGTTCGCCACCCA AGGGCTCTGCGGTCGTTCGCGACGACCCACAACATTCCGGCGGGACCATTCACAGAAATTTCAACACTTTCGAATGGGCTCACTGTGGCGACCGAAAGTCATCCGCATGCCCAGACTGCAACTGTCGGTGTATGGATAGATGCAGGCTCGCGAGCGGAGACGGACAAAACAAACGGTACTGCTCATTTCCTGGAACATATGGCTTTCAAAGGCACCAACCGACGAACTCAGCACGCTCTCGAGCTCGAGGTTGAAAATATTGGCGCACATCTCAATGCATACACCTCTCGTGAACAAACAGTCTACTACGCGAAGAGTTTCAAGAAGGACGTTCCCATTGCCGTTGATATCATCAGCGACATTCTCCAGAATTCTAAACTCGAAAATTCTGCCATCGAGAGGGAGCGCGATGTAATCCTTCGGGAGCAGCAAGAAGTCGACAAGCAGCTAGAGGAAGTTGTTTTTGACCACCTTCACGCTGTTGCTTTTCAACACCAGCCTTTAGGGCGCACCATCTTAGGCCCGAAAGCCAACATTCTCTCCATCCAACGAGATGACCTCGCATCGTATATTAAAGCCAACTACACTGCTGACCGTATGGTTCTTGTTGGTACCGGTGGTATTGAACATGGAGAACTCGTCAAACTCGCCGAACGGCACTTCTCCACCCTCCCTGTATCTGCCAACCCCCTTCCTCTCGGAAGCCTCTCTACCGCAGCCTCGCGGAAACCCACTTTCGTCGGCTCCGAAGTCCGTATCAGAGACGACGAGCTTCACACCGCTAATATTGCCATAGCGGTTGAGGGTGTTGGTTGGTCATCACCCGACTTCTTCCCCATGATGGTCATGCAGTCGATCTTTGGTAACTGGGACCGTTCCTTGGGAGCCTCACCTCTCCTTTCTTCCCGCCTTTCCCACATAATTTCGTCTAACAACCTGGCCAACTCTTTCATGTCCTTCTCCACTTCATATTCCGACAGTGGTCTATGGGGCATCTACCTTGTCACCGAAAATCTCTCAAACCTAGACGATGCCATAAAGATGACGCTCAAGGAATGGCAAAGAATGAGCATTGCTCCGACGGAGGTAGAGGTTGAACGGGCTAAGAGCCAACTCAAGGCTGGTCTTTTGCTCAGCCTTGATGGAACAACGGCTGTTGCAGAGGACATCGGAAGGCAGCTTGTCACTACTGGAAGCAGAATGTCGCCCAAACAGTTAGAAAATGCGGTGGATGCTGTTTCCGTTGAAGACATCAAACGGGTCGCATCAAAATACCTCTGGGATAAGGAC TTTGCCATGGCCGCTATCGGACCCATCGATGGATTACTTGATTACAACCGCATTCGTTCTGATATGTCGTCGATGATTTATTAG
- a CDS encoding putative NRPS-like protein biosynthetic cluster (antiSMASH:Cluster_8.2), with amino-acid sequence MAFQPPNLSLQPPAVHPDLDTWCHFPDLVHFHWSHNPTRTMYAYPDDSVPVTGCAEISYTEFGRAAHRAAWAIRPDPHDSRDGEVVALLAQSDTLVYQAVTIGMMTANLVPLDISPRNSPAAILNLLQKTGCHRLLVTQHTLKDLIDSLRSFIASQEGEPYQVAFEEIPSLSQTFPHLAKETPSTPGFTPYPTLEKPDFHSTAIYIHSSGSTGFPKPIPLTHRGVWSYANLPPLREHRDHVSLSTGKKTEIRLGGLAIPAFHALALILQLIHPMFGGFSGSLLKPTVVDPTRDLPSMPTPENTLDAFERTSTNATMIFPTFLQIWSKEPQSVKRLAKLEYVVLTGGPLDVESGDALVREGVKLRTIYGGTEFGQVNHLRARPGDEEEWQWMEFNESRVGVRWLDAGANRGEIVLLHTETHMPAISNLPEDVAKKFTDEMNGVLEAKKQEVDFWVKGIKPIPMVDTKTGLIKGYSTSDVWERHPTKPWLFKLVGRVDDVLIHSSGEKTVPGPMEKIVMESPLIKGAVIFGHGRAQPGILVEPSASALSQEMSLGEFRNAIWPHIDAANAIAPAFSRIYKEMIIVTEERLPLARTPKDTVIRKMSIKQYEGEIDTLYETIETNSGGSGSIEPPSSWDIPTVEAWIVDQAHDITSSSNPLSPTEDLFDWGFDSLSATILRLRIAGALKATKGKEAVVAKVNQNTIYVHHTVNMLAQFVCGTQDGPIETEEEEHIRKMEEMIEKYSAGLEDGDIPMKSQKGEGQHTVLLTGSTGSLGSHILFDLIRDTTRVNKIYALNRSPSAPEKQKEKFADKGLDAGVLKTNRVVYLTQNQDPLPSDIDVVIHNAWKLDFNFGLEGFEGSVKDLRGLIDHVKSLNHNARFLFTGSISAAHAWKGRKGCGEGFPEKTMEAKYAVGGGYGEAKYVCERILDNSGIEATSFRIGQITGSKESPAWSETDWVPIIVKSSLEMGVIPDAAGVVSWIPSHIVSSTILDIAFADRHEPAVNIVHPRPVKWTEVMKEIKEALEDFGVAKSELKVVPYKEWFSILEKKAEAGASSGAKAFEKIPAIKLLHFYRGQAVADEANRLNNGDSVEAVDLQELTIENARKLSKAFRDAPPVGREDVRAWVKYWVSKGF; translated from the exons ATGGCTTTCCAACCTCCTAACCTCTCCTTGCAACCGCCGGCTGTCCACCCAGACCTAGACACTTGGTGCCACTTCCCGGACCTGGTCCACTTCCACTGGTCTCACAACCCGACGAGGACCATGTACGCCTATCCTGATGACTCTGTCCCCGTCACTGGCTGCGCCGAAATATCTTACACCGAGTTCGGTCGTGCTGCTCACCGTGCTGCTTGGGCCATCCGTCCCGATCCCCACGATTCCAGGGACGGCGAAGTAGTTGCCCTTCTTGCTCAAAGCGACACACTCGTCTATCAGGCTGTCACGATTGGTATGATGACGGCCAACCTCGTTCCTCTCGACATATCTCCTAGAAACTCCCCAGCGGCAATCCTTAACCTTCTTCAAAAAACTGGTTGCCATCGTCTCCTTGTTACGCAGCACACGCTCAAGGACCTCATAGACTCTTTACGCTCTTTTATCGCGTCCCAGGAAGGAGAACCATACCAAGTCGCCTTTGAAGAAATCCCCTCCCTTTCACAGACTTTCCCCCATCTTGCAAAGGAGACCCCCAGCACCCCCGGTTTTACACCCTACCCAACCCTCGAGAAGCCAGACTTCCATTCAACCGCCATCTATATTCACTCCTCCGGCTCAACAGGCTTCCCTAAGCCTATCCCCCTCACCCACCGCGGGGTTTGGTCATACGCGAATCTTCCCCCTCTCCGCGAACACAGGGACCACGTCTCGCTATCTACAGGCAAGAAGACCGAAATTCGCTTGGGAGGTCTCGCCATCCCCGCCTTCCATGCTCTCGCACTTATCCTTCAACTCATTCATCCCATGTTCGGTGGCTTCAGTGGTAGCTTGCTCAAGCCTACTGTCGTTGACCCCACCAGGGACCTCCCCTCTATGCCTACCCCCGAAAACACCTTAGACGCCTTCGAACGCACTTCTACGAACGCTACGATGATTTTCCCCACCTTCCTTCAGATTTGGTCCAAAGAACCTCAATCCGTGAAACGTCTAGCCAAGCTCGAATACGTCGTTCTCACTGGCGGTCCTCTCGATGTCGAATCCGGAGATGCCTTAGTACGTGAGGGCGTCAAGCTTCGCACCATTTACGGTGGTACCGAATTTGGTCAGGTAAACCACTTACGTGCCCGACCGGGCGACGAGGAAGAGTGGCAATGGATGGAGTTCAACGAATCCCGCGTTGGAGTGCGGTGGCTAGACGCAGGAGCCAATCGAGGTGAAATTGTGTTGTTACATACCGAAACGCACATGCCTGCCATCTCCAACCTGCCGGAGGACGTGGCCAAGAAATTCACGGACGAGATGAATGGGGTACTGGAGGCAAAGAAGCAGGAAGTCGATTTCTGGGTTAAAGGTATCAAACCTATCCCTATGGTGGACACGAAGACAGGCTTGATTAAAGGGTACTCGACTAGCGATGTTTGGGAGAGACATCCTACTAAACC ATGGCTCTTCAAACTCGTCGGGCGAGTCGACGACGTTCTGATCCACTCGTCTGGTGAAAAAACCGTCCCCGGACCTATGGAGAAGATCGTCATGGAGTCTCCTCTTATCAAAGGAGCCGTCATTTTCGGACATGGAAGAGCTCAGCCCGGTATCCTTGTTGAGCCTTCCGCCTCCGCTCTTTCCCAAGAAATGAGTCTCGGAGAATTCCGAAACGCAATTTG GCCCCACATCGACGCAGCGAACGCGATTGCCCCTGCCTTCAGCCGGATCTACAAAGAAATGATCATCGTGactgaagaaagactacCACTCGCGCGTACACCAAAAGACACCGTTATTCGTAAGATGAGCATCAAGCAATACGAGGGAGAAATCGACACTCT GTATGAAACCATCGAAACTAACTCTGGAGGAAGCGGTTCAATCGAGCCCCCGTCTTCCTGGGACATCCCCACCGTCGAAGCGTGGATTGTCGATCAAGCCCACGACATCACTTCTTCCTCAAATCCCCTCTCACCAACCGAAGACCTCTTCGATTGGGGCTTTGACTCCCTCAGTGCCACTATTCTCCGTTTGAGGATCGCAGGTGCGTTGAAAGCAACCAAAGGCAAGGAAGCCGTTGTGGCCAAGGTCAACCAGAACACCATCTACGTCCATCATACCGTCAACATGTTGGCGCAGTTCGTTTGTGGTACGCAAGACGGGCCGATCgagacagaggaagaagaacacATACGAAAGATGGAAGAGATGATTGAAAAGTACTCCGCCGGACTTGAAGACGGAGACATCCCGATGAAGTCACAGAAAGGAGAGGGCCAACACACTGTACTCCTCACAGGATCCACCGGTTCTCTTGGCTCTCACATCCTCTTCGACCTGATCCGCGACACCACTCGCGTGAATAAAATATATGCTCTCAACCGCTCTCCATCTGCGCCCGAGAAGCAAAAGGAGAAATTTGCCGACAAGGGACTCGATGCCGGTGTTCTCAAAACCAACCGAGTCGTCTACCTCACGCAGAACCAAGACCCACTACCGAGTGATATCGACGTTGTCATCCACAACGCTTGGAAGTTGGACTTTAATTTTGGTTTGGAAGGGTTCGAAGGGTCTGTGAAGGACCTTAGGGGTCTCATTGACCACGTCAAGAGTCTAAACCACAATGCGCGGTTTTTGTTTACCGGCTCGATAAGTGCTGCTCATGCATGGAAGGGCAGGAAAGGTTGCGGAGAAGGGTTCCCGGAGAAAACGATGGAGGCGAAGTATGCCGTTGGTGGAGGATACGGAGAAGCCAAGTACGTTTGCGAGAGG ATTCTCGACAACAGCGGTATCGAAGCGACGTCTTTCCGTATCGGTCAAATTACAGGATCAAAAGAGTCTCCTGCATGGTCAGAGACTGATTGGGTACCTATCATCGTCAAGTCCAGCTTGGAAATGGGTGTCATTCCTGATGCCGCTGGT GTCGTATCATGGATACCCTCACATATAGTCTCATCAACCATCCTCGACATTGCGTTCGCTGATCGACACGAACCCGCTGTCAATATCGTCCATCCCCGTCCCGTCAAATGGACTGAGGTCATGAAGGAAATTAAGGAAGCCCTAGAGGACTTCGGCGTCGCCAAATCCGAATTGAAAGTCGTTCCTTACAAAGAGTGGTTCTCCATCCTGGAAAAGAAGGCAGAAGCAGGTGCTTCCTCCGGTGCGAAGGCATTTGAGAAGATT CCTGCAATCAAACTTCTGCACTTCTACCGCGGTCAAGCGGTGGCTGACGAAGCTAACCGCCTCAACAATGGCGATTCTGTCGAGGCTGTTGATTTACAAGAACTGACGATAGAGAATGCAAGGAAGTTGAGCAAGGCATTCCGAGATGCACCTCCGGTGGGAAGGGAAGATGTTAGAGCATGGGTGAAGTATTGGGTCTCCAAAGGGTTCTAG
- a CDS encoding uncharacterized protein (antiSMASH:Cluster_8.2), with amino-acid sequence MARRELSLDINQAFRTAKAFKGINELLKQIPTKNGRSGKKNDDVDTGGYGDHSGGQSHRKRRGSGTGCPQEDDKRPRGGDGGVPHNKGQGVAKQGHKKNVLCRKYRSRSVGYSDAEEPHIFEWKSESRSSLKALSFVGTTIRLLRPIAERYRRLSRKAGRGGVFGRL; translated from the exons ATGGCGAGGCGCGAGCTATCACTAGACATCAATCAAGCTTTTCGCACTGCCAAGGCGTTCAAAGGTATCAATGAACTATTGAAGCAGATACCAACGAAAAATGGTCGGTCGGGGAAGAAAAACGATGATGTTGACACCGGCGGTTACGGGGACCACAGTGGCGGGCAAAGTCACAGGAAACGTCGAGGCTCAGGAACAGGTTGTCCTCAGGAAGATGACAAACGCCCTCGCggaggtgatggtggtgtGCCACATAACAAGGGACAAGGAGTCGCCAAACAGGGTCATAAAAAGAATGTCCTCTGCCGAAAATATCGTTCGAGGTCCGTAGGATACTCGGATGCTGAGGAGCCTCACATATTCGAATGGAAAAGTGAATCCCGCTCCTCCCTTAAGGCGTTGTCTTTCGTCGGTACCACCATCCGACTACTACGGCCAATCGCAGAACGATATCGGAGATTGTCTCGAAAAGCCG GGAGAGGTGGTGTTTTTGGAAGATTGTGA
- a CDS encoding uncharacterized protein (antiSMASH:Cluster_8.2), with product MIFDPSMQVTFTLDLPILTYNVKLDRSNLASSSAWIPLLYDTIVFGLTINRALPSIRRKQAGAVLKKIVEDGLLYYSVIFCITLVLTIMIIGASDGVKNILAQTEQLVTVAMMSRITISLKKLGHKQEALDYDVLLPPTTSFFFERRKKSRKKEDIPLAFINSPVTPPPVHRTDCDQVCSTQSWPRESVL from the exons ATGATATTCGATCCATCCATGCAAGTAACATTCACGCTCGACTTGCCTATACTGACATACAATGTTAAACTTGACAGAAGTAACCTCGCCAGTTCTTCCGCCTGGATACCCTTACTGTACGATACGATCGTGTTTGGGTTGACGATTAATCGCGCCCTTCCTTCCATTAGACGTAAGCAAGCCGGTGCCGTTTTAAAGAAGATCGTGGAAGACGGCTTGTTGTATTATAG TGTCATCTTTTGTATTACTCTGGTGTTGACGATCATGATTATCGGTGCTTCGGACGGCGTCAAGAATATCTTGGCTCA gACGGAACAACT AGTCACT GTTGCCATGATGTCTCGAATAACTATCAGCCTCAAGAAGCTAGGCCACAAACAAGAAGCTTTAGACTATGATGTTCTTCTACCTCCCACAACGAGCTTTTTCTTCGaaaggaggaagaaatcgaggaagaaagaggataTACCCCTGGCCTTCATTAATTCACCAGTCACACCTCCCCCTGTTCATCGCACCGACTGCGACCAAGTTTGCAGTACGCAATCATGGCCACGAGAATCTGTGCTTTGA